The following coding sequences lie in one Pseudomonas svalbardensis genomic window:
- a CDS encoding 2OG-Fe(II) oxygenase: MRGMPIPSDHPLLLRIVDDLAEHGWSQQNIFLPLGLTRELSAECRKRAAEGELAPAAVGRGSTSEIREGIRGDHIQWIEPGQALACDSYLELMDSLREAMNRGLFLGLEDFESHFALYPPGAFYLKHVDRFRDDDRRMVSAVVYLNDAWLPEHGGQLRMYLGEGVEHDVVPTGGCLVVFLSGEVPHEVLPATRDRLSLTGWFRRRGNEPF, from the coding sequence ATGCGCGGCATGCCAATACCCTCTGATCACCCGCTGCTGTTACGTATCGTCGACGACCTGGCTGAACATGGCTGGTCGCAGCAGAATATTTTCCTTCCTCTGGGTCTGACCCGGGAACTGTCGGCTGAGTGCCGTAAACGTGCTGCCGAGGGCGAACTGGCCCCGGCCGCCGTGGGGCGCGGGTCGACATCCGAGATTCGCGAGGGGATTCGCGGCGACCATATCCAGTGGATCGAGCCCGGCCAGGCGTTGGCGTGCGATAGCTATCTGGAGTTGATGGACAGCCTGCGCGAGGCGATGAATCGCGGTTTGTTTCTGGGCCTGGAAGATTTCGAAAGCCATTTCGCGCTGTACCCGCCCGGCGCGTTCTACCTCAAGCATGTCGACCGCTTTCGCGACGACGACCGGCGCATGGTGTCGGCGGTGGTCTATCTCAATGACGCCTGGCTGCCCGAGCACGGCGGCCAGTTGCGTATGTACCTGGGTGAAGGCGTCGAGCACGATGTAGTGCCTACCGGCGGATGCCTGGTGGTGTTTCTGTCGGGTGAAGTGCCCCACGAAGTCCTGCCCGCGACCCGCGATCGCCTGTCGTTGACCGGCTGGTTCCGGCGTCGTGGCAACGAGCCGTTCTGA
- a CDS encoding DUF4399 domain-containing protein: protein MKTFMSRAALAGLLMGASMLATAGTPAPKGAEVSIVSPADGATVPQTVVVKFAVENIALAPAGDVTKNTGHHHLLIDVDQLPAAGAPIPNDANHLHFGKAQTQAEVKLTPGKHTLQLELGDSGHMPFDPPIVSKKITVNVK from the coding sequence ATGAAAACCTTTATGTCACGAGCAGCATTGGCTGGCCTGTTGATGGGTGCTTCGATGCTGGCAACGGCTGGTACACCGGCTCCCAAAGGTGCAGAAGTGTCCATCGTTTCTCCTGCGGACGGAGCCACGGTTCCGCAAACCGTCGTCGTCAAGTTCGCTGTCGAGAATATTGCGCTGGCGCCAGCGGGCGATGTCACCAAGAACACCGGCCATCACCACTTGCTGATCGATGTCGATCAACTGCCAGCCGCCGGTGCGCCGATCCCCAACGATGCCAATCACCTGCATTTCGGCAAGGCGCAGACCCAGGCTGAAGTAAAGCTGACGCCGGGCAAACACACCTTGCAGCTGGAACTGGGCGATAGCGGCCACATGCCGTTCGATCCGCCAATCGTTTCGAAGAAAATCACCGTGAATGTGAAGTAA
- the serA gene encoding phosphoglycerate dehydrogenase, producing MSKTSLDKSKIKFLLLEGVHQSAVDVLKSAGYTSIEYLTGSLPEAQLKEKIADAHFIGIRSRTQLTEEIFDQAKKLVAVGCFCIGTNQVDLNAARERGIAVFNAPYSNTRSVAELVLAEAILLLRGIPEKNASCHRGGWIKSAANSFEIRGKKLGIVGYGSIGTQLSVLAEGLGMQVYFYDTVTKLPLGNATQVGNLTELLGMSDIVTLHVPETAATQWMIGEKEIRAIKKGGILINAARGTVVELQALADAIKDKHLIGAAIDVFPVEPRSNDEEFESPLRGLDNVILTPHIGGSTAEAQANIGLEVAEKLVKYSDNGTSVSSVNFPEVALPAHPGKHRLLHIHENIPGVMSEINKVFAENGINISGQFLQTNEKVGYVVIDVDAEYSEMAQEKLQHINGTIRCRVLF from the coding sequence ATGAGCAAGACTTCTCTCGATAAGAGCAAGATCAAGTTCCTTCTTCTCGAAGGCGTCCACCAATCGGCTGTCGACGTCCTCAAGTCGGCGGGCTACACCAGCATCGAGTACCTCACAGGTTCTCTGCCGGAAGCCCAGCTGAAGGAAAAGATCGCTGATGCGCACTTCATCGGCATTCGCTCCCGCACTCAACTGACCGAAGAGATCTTCGATCAGGCGAAGAAACTGGTCGCTGTCGGCTGTTTCTGCATCGGCACCAACCAGGTTGACCTTAATGCTGCCCGCGAACGCGGCATCGCAGTGTTCAACGCTCCGTACTCCAACACTCGCTCCGTTGCCGAGCTGGTGCTGGCCGAAGCGATCCTGTTGCTGCGCGGCATCCCTGAGAAGAACGCTTCCTGCCACCGTGGCGGCTGGATCAAGAGCGCAGCCAACTCCTTCGAAATCCGTGGCAAGAAGTTGGGTATCGTCGGTTACGGCTCGATCGGTACTCAACTGTCGGTCCTGGCTGAAGGCCTGGGCATGCAGGTGTACTTCTACGACACCGTGACCAAGCTGCCATTGGGCAACGCCACTCAGGTCGGTAACCTGACCGAGCTGCTGGGCATGTCCGACATCGTCACCCTGCACGTTCCGGAAACCGCTGCGACCCAGTGGATGATCGGCGAGAAAGAAATCCGTGCGATCAAGAAGGGCGGCATTCTGATCAACGCGGCTCGCGGCACTGTAGTTGAACTGCAAGCGCTGGCGGACGCGATCAAGGACAAGCACCTGATCGGCGCGGCCATCGACGTATTCCCGGTGGAGCCTCGTTCCAACGACGAAGAGTTCGAAAGCCCGCTGCGTGGCCTGGACAACGTGATCCTGACCCCGCACATCGGCGGTTCCACCGCTGAAGCGCAAGCCAACATCGGTCTGGAAGTGGCAGAAAAACTGGTCAAGTACAGCGACAACGGTACGTCGGTATCGTCGGTGAACTTCCCGGAAGTGGCCCTGCCGGCTCACCCTGGCAAGCACCGTCTGCTGCACATCCACGAGAACATTCCGGGTGTGATGAGCGAGATCAACAAGGTCTTCGCCGAAAACGGTATCAACATTTCCGGTCAGTTCCTGCAGACCAACGAGAAAGTCGGCTACGTCGTGATCGACGTCGACGCCGAGTACTCGGAAATGGCGCAAGAGAAGCTGCAGCACATCAACGGCACCATTCGTTGCCGCGTGTTGTTCTGA
- a CDS encoding IS4 family transposase, with product MRLARALELTHNIASTPNSIEGLDSLLDPSLVEQALEQAGVATLRKRRLPLEMMLWCVISMAFFRRMSAWDVVSRMNIMLPGQRPLVAPSAVVQARQRLGCEAVRQVFHLTQKSWHEAVDHPTWAGLRLLGVDGVVWRTPDTPENRARYDSASNQHGDTGFPQVRMVCQMELTSHMLIGSALDGYRSNEMKLAEQLIETTPDHSLTLFDRGFYSLGLLHQWQQAGIERHWLMPLRKGAQYEVIQRLGRQDAVVSLSTSPQARTQWPGLPERLTARLLSKTVKGKVCQILTSMADPLRFPSDEIVDLYSQRWEIELGFREMKQTLLNSSYTLRSKTPEMIEQELWGVLLGYNLLRYQMVEMSRHCPGIYPCEMSFAACTWAILGFINSVSADRSGNIPKYLAELHASAPHYVLPHRREERIYPRAIRLKSPKYPIRKKNASQLN from the coding sequence ATGCGTCTCGCTCGGGCCCTGGAACTGACCCACAATATCGCCTCCACCCCTAACTCAATCGAGGGACTGGATTCTTTACTCGATCCATCTTTGGTCGAGCAGGCACTTGAACAGGCCGGCGTGGCGACCCTGCGCAAGCGGCGTTTGCCACTGGAAATGATGCTCTGGTGCGTGATCTCCATGGCCTTCTTTCGCCGCATGTCGGCGTGGGATGTGGTCAGCCGCATGAACATCATGCTGCCGGGCCAACGTCCATTGGTGGCACCCAGCGCTGTGGTTCAAGCCCGTCAGAGATTGGGCTGCGAGGCTGTACGACAAGTCTTCCATCTGACTCAGAAAAGTTGGCATGAGGCCGTGGATCACCCAACTTGGGCAGGCTTGCGTTTGCTGGGGGTCGACGGTGTCGTATGGCGAACGCCCGATACACCCGAAAATCGGGCGCGCTACGATTCCGCCAGCAACCAGCATGGCGACACCGGTTTCCCCCAGGTGCGCATGGTCTGCCAAATGGAGTTGACCAGCCACATGCTGATCGGCAGCGCGTTGGATGGCTATCGCAGCAACGAAATGAAACTGGCGGAGCAACTGATCGAAACCACGCCCGATCACTCGCTGACGCTGTTCGATCGCGGTTTTTACTCCTTGGGTTTGCTGCATCAGTGGCAGCAAGCAGGCATCGAGCGGCATTGGCTGATGCCTCTGCGCAAAGGTGCGCAGTACGAAGTGATTCAGCGCTTGGGGCGCCAGGACGCTGTGGTCTCGTTGAGCACTTCGCCGCAGGCCCGCACGCAATGGCCGGGGCTGCCGGAGCGCCTGACCGCGCGATTGCTGAGCAAAACCGTCAAGGGCAAGGTTTGTCAGATCCTGACGTCGATGGCCGATCCGCTACGCTTCCCGTCCGACGAAATCGTCGACCTGTACAGCCAGCGATGGGAGATCGAATTAGGGTTTCGCGAGATGAAACAGACGCTGCTCAACAGCAGCTATACATTGCGTAGCAAGACGCCCGAGATGATCGAGCAGGAACTGTGGGGTGTGTTGCTGGGCTACAACCTGCTGCGCTACCAGATGGTGGAAATGAGCCGCCACTGTCCAGGTATTTACCCGTGCGAAATGAGCTTTGCCGCGTGTACTTGGGCAATTTTAGGGTTTATCAACAGCGTTTCGGCCGACCGTTCCGGGAACATCCCCAAATATCTGGCCGAGCTGCACGCCTCTGCCCCGCATTATGTTCTGCCGCATCGACGGGAAGAGCGCATTTATCCCCGCGCCATAAGGCTCAAATCACCGAAATATCCGATCAGAAAGAAAAATGCCAGTCAGCTTAACTGA
- a CDS encoding alpha/beta hydrolase — translation MSATFDSDHLRASLRPLADWQPLSVEALAYQRFYGLDFAGRNVRSGLGRFAVDGYEVVSQVWWPERAKATLFLFHGFYDHAGLYRHVIEWALDQDFAVIACDLPGHGLSSGERASIKDFTEYQDTLQGLFTEAQSLDLPQPWHLCGQSTGGAIVIDHVLNQGASSPAQGQVILLSPLVRPRAWGWSQLSYYLLKPFVKAIARRFSENSNDPDFLPFLQADPLQPLRLPTAWVGALARWIKRIEAAPDSTRRPLIVQGQADMTVDWEHNLEVLRGKFDRPQVLMLPEARHHLANETLALRREYFGFLSKRMKGRNL, via the coding sequence ATGTCTGCCACTTTCGACTCCGATCATCTGCGTGCCAGCCTGCGGCCGCTGGCCGACTGGCAGCCGCTGTCGGTGGAAGCGCTGGCTTACCAGCGCTTCTACGGGCTGGATTTTGCGGGGCGTAACGTGCGCAGTGGCCTTGGACGTTTCGCGGTCGATGGTTATGAAGTGGTCAGCCAGGTCTGGTGGCCCGAGCGGGCGAAGGCGACGCTGTTTTTGTTCCACGGTTTTTACGATCACGCCGGGCTTTACCGGCATGTGATCGAATGGGCGCTGGATCAGGATTTTGCGGTGATTGCCTGCGACTTACCGGGGCATGGGCTGTCCAGTGGTGAACGGGCCAGCATCAAGGATTTCACCGAGTATCAGGACACGCTGCAAGGGTTGTTCACCGAAGCACAATCCCTCGATCTGCCGCAGCCGTGGCACCTGTGCGGGCAAAGCACCGGCGGCGCGATCGTGATCGATCATGTACTCAATCAGGGCGCCAGCAGTCCGGCCCAGGGCCAGGTCATCCTGCTGTCGCCGCTGGTCAGACCGCGGGCCTGGGGCTGGTCGCAACTCAGCTATTACCTGCTCAAGCCTTTCGTCAAAGCCATCGCCCGGCGCTTCAGCGAGAACTCCAACGACCCGGATTTTTTGCCCTTCCTGCAAGCCGATCCATTGCAGCCGCTACGTTTGCCGACCGCTTGGGTCGGTGCATTGGCGCGTTGGATCAAACGCATCGAAGCCGCACCGGACAGCACGCGGCGGCCGCTGATTGTTCAGGGGCAGGCGGACATGACCGTGGATTGGGAACATAACCTTGAGGTGTTGCGGGGCAAGTTCGATCGACCGCAGGTGCTGATGTTGCCTGAGGCGCGGCATCACCTGGCGAATGAGACGCTGGCGTTGCGGCGGGAGTATTTCGGGTTTTTGAGCAAGCGGATGAAGGGTCGGAATCTTTAG
- a CDS encoding DUF523 domain-containing protein, which translates to MQKILVSRCLLGHLVRYDGGASGPFDPLQQWLDEGRVVPLCPEVAGGLTTPRAAAEIPGGQGAEVLDGHGSVITTEGEDVSAEFLSGAYQALELVQKHGIRIAVLKANSPSCGNLLTYDGTFSGVKVSGEGVTAALLKRHGVQVFSELELVEAAVALNNLN; encoded by the coding sequence ATGCAAAAAATTCTGGTTAGCCGCTGTCTGCTGGGCCACCTCGTACGTTATGACGGCGGGGCGAGTGGGCCGTTCGATCCGCTTCAACAGTGGCTTGATGAAGGTCGGGTGGTGCCGTTGTGTCCGGAGGTTGCTGGTGGGTTGACGACGCCGAGAGCGGCGGCGGAAATTCCGGGTGGGCAGGGTGCTGAAGTGCTTGATGGCCACGGCTCAGTGATCACCACCGAGGGCGAGGACGTCAGCGCCGAGTTTCTCTCGGGGGCTTATCAGGCGTTGGAACTGGTGCAAAAGCACGGCATCCGCATTGCCGTGCTCAAGGCCAACAGCCCGTCTTGCGGGAATCTGTTGACCTATGACGGGACGTTCAGTGGTGTGAAGGTGAGTGGTGAAGGCGTGACTGCCGCATTGCTCAAGCGCCATGGGGTTCAGGTCTTCAGTGAGCTGGAGTTGGTTGAAGCTGCGGTGGCTTTGAATAATCTGAACTGA
- a CDS encoding transporter substrate-binding domain-containing protein, with translation MRFLPGLICLLPLLSPLAHAELIDDVNDRGELRIALEANTPPFNFKEDGKLTGFEVELGQMLANELDVRADFVVTDSNDLLQGVETGKYDVAINHIAVTPDLEDRFDFSEPYIHTNAQLIAQKEEPRSILLVQSLTEEKPKDSSPVSLAIPFQKGNPAFHASLENALQRIKADGRLEALEQKWLGVDTSVAPKP, from the coding sequence ATGCGTTTTTTGCCTGGCCTGATCTGCCTGCTACCCCTTCTGAGCCCTTTGGCTCATGCCGAGCTGATTGACGATGTAAACGACCGAGGCGAATTGCGTATTGCCCTTGAGGCTAATACACCGCCCTTCAATTTCAAGGAAGACGGCAAACTCACCGGGTTCGAAGTCGAATTGGGGCAAATGCTGGCCAACGAACTGGATGTGCGGGCCGACTTCGTCGTTACCGATTCCAACGATCTGTTGCAAGGTGTTGAAACCGGCAAGTACGACGTCGCCATCAACCACATAGCAGTGACCCCGGACCTCGAGGATCGTTTCGACTTCAGCGAACCTTACATTCACACCAACGCGCAATTGATCGCGCAGAAGGAAGAGCCACGCTCAATCCTGTTGGTGCAGTCGCTGACTGAAGAAAAGCCAAAAGACAGCTCGCCGGTTAGCCTGGCGATTCCGTTTCAGAAAGGTAACCCGGCGTTTCATGCCAGCCTGGAGAACGCGCTACAGCGGATCAAGGCGGATGGGCGATTGGAGGCACTGGAACAGAAGTGGTTGGGGGTGGATACGAGTGTGGCGCCCAAGCCTTAA
- a CDS encoding DUF6436 domain-containing protein: MRSPFRATLLASLLALVCAGVLWTAYDWFQGRYLRAFSEHTAVFSGDPLRLPDHLAGPGAIRLVHFWDPACPCNVGNQQHLSELVEHYVPQGVEFYAVQKPGSHGQLPSTLSSLKSIAVLPGSEQIPASPAVAIWDRSGKLAYFGPYSEGLTCNSNNSFIEPILQALNEGRAVNATHTLAVGCYCPWPVDTTK, translated from the coding sequence ATGCGCTCGCCCTTCCGCGCCACACTGCTTGCCAGCCTGCTCGCCCTCGTGTGTGCCGGCGTGCTGTGGACTGCCTACGACTGGTTTCAGGGCCGCTACCTGCGAGCATTCAGCGAGCATACCGCGGTGTTCTCCGGTGACCCGCTGCGCCTGCCCGACCATCTCGCCGGCCCCGGCGCCATCCGCCTCGTGCACTTCTGGGACCCGGCCTGCCCGTGCAACGTCGGTAACCAACAACACCTGAGCGAACTGGTTGAGCACTATGTACCGCAAGGCGTGGAGTTTTATGCGGTACAAAAGCCTGGCAGCCACGGCCAGTTGCCGAGCACCTTAAGCAGCCTGAAAAGCATCGCCGTCCTCCCAGGCTCCGAACAGATCCCCGCCAGCCCGGCCGTGGCGATCTGGGATCGCAGCGGCAAACTGGCGTATTTCGGCCCGTACAGCGAAGGCCTGACCTGCAATTCGAACAACAGCTTTATCGAGCCGATCCTGCAAGCGTTGAACGAAGGGCGCGCGGTGAATGCCACGCACACACTGGCGGTGGGTTGTTACTGCCCGTGGCCCGTCGACACAACGAAGTAA
- a CDS encoding DUF2059 domain-containing protein, with amino-acid sequence MRRLLFSMLMFCVMPAWADGHDQLYKVAGWPEQRAHFNDALSAAQQRYQNSLPPAVFQALVNNSNQRFDPQAVDQRAEAQLRKTLADPKPALTFFQSPLGKKIVAAELLATRRDQLAKNAKGLPKIQASDSRMLIIGHLAQALPVREAGAEVSLAIAGVAADSLSSMIPGLLGGGQAQGMLNGQRQRLMDQIGNDLNNTLLYVYRDLSDEELEEFATFAESTEGKAYYQAALAAIRAGLAVGQDTSSLRQ; translated from the coding sequence ATGCGCCGTTTGCTTTTCTCAATGCTGATGTTCTGCGTTATGCCTGCTTGGGCAGACGGCCACGACCAGTTGTACAAGGTCGCCGGCTGGCCAGAACAACGCGCGCATTTCAACGACGCTCTCTCGGCCGCTCAGCAGCGGTACCAGAACAGCCTGCCGCCGGCAGTGTTCCAGGCGCTGGTGAACAACAGTAATCAGCGCTTTGACCCCCAGGCCGTGGACCAGCGCGCCGAAGCGCAATTGCGCAAGACCCTCGCCGATCCGAAACCTGCGCTGACATTCTTTCAATCACCCTTGGGCAAGAAAATCGTGGCCGCCGAATTGCTCGCTACCCGTCGCGATCAGTTGGCAAAAAACGCCAAGGGTTTGCCCAAGATCCAGGCCAGCGACAGCCGCATGCTGATCATCGGCCATCTGGCCCAGGCCTTACCCGTTCGCGAGGCTGGCGCGGAAGTCAGCCTGGCGATTGCCGGCGTCGCGGCTGATAGCCTCAGTTCGATGATCCCCGGCCTGCTCGGCGGTGGTCAGGCTCAAGGCATGTTGAACGGTCAGCGTCAGCGCTTGATGGACCAGATCGGCAACGACCTGAACAACACGCTGTTGTATGTCTATCGCGACCTGTCGGATGAAGAACTGGAAGAGTTCGCGACCTTCGCCGAGTCCACCGAGGGCAAGGCTTATTACCAGGCAGCATTGGCGGCGATTCGCGCGGGGCTGGCGGTGGGGCAGGATACTTCAAGTCTTCGCCAGTAA